One Tessaracoccus lacteus DNA window includes the following coding sequences:
- a CDS encoding carbohydrate ABC transporter permease has protein sequence MYRSLKRWWWLFTGPTIAAFIIGFVAPFALGVYLSFTKFTTVTKSRWVGLDNYARLLSDDTFLHSLWYTAAFALVTTVIINVVAFAVAYMLVKKFKGSNLYRSVFFMPNLIGGIVLGYVWLLLLNGILGHWARSITYSATYGFWGLVILVCWQQIGYMMVIYIAGLQSIPGELIESAEVDGATPRQTLRSVIIPLVMPSITVCTFLTITNGFKLFDQNLALTNGAPSRQSELLALNIYNTFYGRTGFEGVGQAKAVIFLIIVAAISLLQNRFARSKEA, from the coding sequence ATGTACAGATCCCTCAAGCGCTGGTGGTGGCTGTTCACCGGGCCGACCATCGCCGCCTTCATCATCGGGTTCGTCGCGCCGTTCGCGCTTGGCGTCTACCTGTCCTTCACGAAGTTCACGACCGTCACGAAGAGCCGGTGGGTCGGCCTCGACAACTACGCGCGGCTGCTCAGTGACGACACGTTCCTGCACTCCCTCTGGTACACCGCGGCATTCGCGCTGGTCACGACCGTCATCATCAACGTGGTCGCCTTCGCCGTCGCGTACATGCTCGTGAAGAAGTTCAAGGGCTCGAACCTCTACCGCTCCGTGTTCTTCATGCCGAACCTCATCGGCGGCATCGTGCTCGGCTACGTGTGGCTGCTGCTCCTCAACGGCATCCTCGGGCACTGGGCCCGCTCGATCACCTACTCGGCGACCTACGGCTTCTGGGGCCTCGTGATCCTGGTGTGCTGGCAGCAGATCGGCTACATGATGGTCATCTACATCGCCGGCCTGCAGTCCATCCCGGGCGAGCTGATCGAGTCGGCGGAGGTCGACGGCGCGACGCCGCGCCAGACCCTGCGCAGCGTGATCATCCCGCTGGTCATGCCGTCGATCACGGTGTGCACTTTCCTGACGATCACCAACGGCTTCAAGCTCTTCGACCAGAACCTCGCGCTGACCAACGGGGCTCCGTCGCGGCAGTCGGAGCTGCTGGCCCTCAACATCTACAACACGTTCTACGGCCGCACGGGCTTCGAGGGAGTCGGCCAGGCCAAGGCCGTCATCTTCCTCATCATCGTCGCCGCGATCTCGCTGCTGCAGAACCGCTTCGCCCGCTCGAAGGAGGCGTGA
- a CDS encoding YesL family protein, with protein sequence MRLFQYDAPLWRAVSTIGDLIVLNLLACICALPVVTAGASLTALADTSRRMAQGEGTAVWRMFLTSFRRNFRTASLAWAVVGPVALVLLAAWIFVQADELIVLKALISAVLLLGFPFLWSLIARFDNTVGAHLKNAWLVAIGNLPLALGVLAIHAGMIALVVATAYYLPAGFPVLLLLGVSLPWVASAPLIERAFRPLLDRAS encoded by the coding sequence GTGCGGCTGTTCCAGTACGACGCCCCCCTGTGGCGGGCGGTCAGCACCATCGGCGATCTGATCGTCCTGAATCTGCTCGCATGCATCTGCGCGCTGCCCGTGGTCACGGCGGGCGCCAGCCTCACCGCGCTGGCCGACACCTCGCGCCGCATGGCCCAGGGTGAGGGCACCGCCGTCTGGCGGATGTTCCTGACCTCGTTCCGACGCAACTTCCGGACCGCGTCGCTCGCCTGGGCGGTGGTCGGACCCGTGGCCCTGGTGCTGCTCGCCGCTTGGATCTTCGTGCAGGCCGACGAGCTCATCGTCTTGAAAGCGCTTATCAGCGCCGTGTTGCTACTCGGCTTCCCGTTCCTGTGGTCGCTGATCGCCCGCTTCGACAACACGGTGGGAGCCCATCTGAAGAACGCCTGGCTCGTGGCGATCGGCAACCTCCCCCTGGCCCTCGGGGTGCTCGCGATCCACGCCGGGATGATCGCCCTGGTGGTGGCCACCGCGTACTACCTGCCCGCCGGCTTTCCGGTGCTCCTGCTGCTCGGCGTCTCGCTCCCCTGGGTCGCCTCGGCGCCGCTGATCGAGCGCGCGTTCCGCCCTCTGCTCGACCGGGCCTCCTGA
- a CDS encoding ABC transporter substrate-binding protein: protein MATRKTAKLAAGLMAGALLFGVTACSGTTDDSDDATDATGKVYYLNFKPEQADDWVALAKQYTEETGVQVDVQTAASGTYETTLKSEMAKSEAPTLFQVNGPVGLQTWKDYAADLSDTEIYAQLNDQSIALTNDDGNPVAIPYVMETYGIIYNKAILEDYIKTDGAKVTSVDEITSFDTLKSVVEDIQAKKDDLGIDGAFTSAGFDSSSDWRFKTHLANIPLYYEYKADGIVGQPASIKGTYLDGFKNIFDLYINNSTTEPSLLSGKTIDDANSEFALGQAVFYQNGTWAYNDIKDQKVDDADMGMLPIYIGADGEENQGLTTGSENYWVVNSEASEADQKATKDFLNWVITSDTGRDTLTNTMGFVTPFKTFADYESSNPLVQADAAYTAAGKTAVTWNFTTMPSEEWKNTLGQAMLAYAQGTGDWDAVRAAFVDNWATEVELSNQG, encoded by the coding sequence ATGGCAACACGCAAGACAGCGAAGCTCGCGGCCGGCCTCATGGCAGGTGCCCTGCTCTTCGGTGTGACCGCCTGCAGCGGTACCACCGACGACAGCGATGACGCGACCGACGCGACCGGCAAGGTCTACTACCTGAACTTCAAGCCCGAGCAGGCCGACGACTGGGTGGCTCTGGCCAAGCAGTACACCGAGGAGACCGGCGTCCAGGTCGACGTCCAGACCGCGGCGTCCGGCACCTACGAGACCACGCTGAAGTCCGAGATGGCCAAGTCCGAGGCCCCGACCCTGTTCCAGGTCAATGGCCCCGTCGGACTGCAGACCTGGAAGGACTACGCCGCCGACCTCAGCGACACCGAGATCTACGCGCAGCTCAACGACCAGTCGATCGCCCTGACCAACGACGACGGCAACCCCGTCGCCATCCCGTACGTCATGGAGACCTACGGCATCATCTACAACAAGGCGATCCTCGAGGATTACATCAAAACCGACGGCGCCAAGGTCACCTCCGTCGACGAGATCACCAGCTTCGACACGCTGAAGTCCGTCGTCGAGGACATCCAGGCCAAGAAGGACGACCTCGGCATCGACGGTGCCTTCACCTCCGCCGGCTTCGATTCCTCGTCCGACTGGCGCTTCAAGACCCACCTCGCCAACATCCCGCTGTACTACGAGTACAAGGCGGACGGCATCGTCGGGCAGCCCGCATCCATCAAGGGCACCTACCTCGACGGCTTCAAGAACATCTTCGACCTGTACATCAACAACTCCACCACGGAGCCCTCGCTGCTGTCGGGCAAGACGATCGATGACGCCAACTCCGAGTTCGCCCTCGGTCAGGCCGTCTTCTACCAGAACGGCACCTGGGCCTACAACGACATCAAGGACCAGAAGGTCGACGACGCCGACATGGGCATGCTGCCGATCTACATCGGCGCCGACGGCGAGGAGAACCAGGGCCTGACCACGGGTTCCGAGAACTACTGGGTCGTCAACTCCGAGGCATCCGAGGCCGACCAGAAGGCCACCAAGGACTTCCTCAACTGGGTCATCACCTCCGACACCGGCCGCGACACCCTGACCAACACCATGGGCTTCGTGACCCCCTTCAAGACGTTCGCCGACTACGAGTCCAGCAACCCGCTGGTCCAGGCCGACGCCGCCTACACCGCTGCCGGCAAGACGGCCGTGACGTGGAACTTCACCACCATGCCTTCCGAGGAGTGGAAGAACACGCTGGGTCAGGCGATGCTGGCCTACGCACAGGGCACCGGCGACTGGGACGCCGTCCGGGCAGCCTTCGTCGACAACTGGGCCACCGAGGTCGAGCTCTCCAACCAGGGCTGA
- a CDS encoding carbohydrate ABC transporter permease, with protein sequence MRDPRHPKLWTVLFAIVAVAYLFPILLVLINSFKGKVFVSSEPFALPNAETFVGLENYITGIAKTDFLSSFGWSLVITIGSAFLILLCTSMTAWWIVRTDNRFAKSLYIVFLFNLVVPFQMVMFTLSWLTDYLGLGNPFGLWIVYLGFGAGLAVFIFTGFVKGIPTEIEEAATIDGCGPVRTFFLVVLPIMKPAVITVAILEVMWLWNDYLLPYLTLDMRKYKTVPIAVQYLKGGYGTVDMGAMMGVLVLAMIPVIIFYLFSQKHIIKGVVAGAVKG encoded by the coding sequence ATGCGAGACCCGAGACACCCCAAGCTCTGGACGGTTCTCTTCGCGATCGTCGCGGTCGCTTACCTGTTCCCGATCCTGCTCGTGCTGATCAACTCCTTCAAGGGCAAGGTCTTCGTCTCCTCGGAGCCGTTCGCCCTGCCCAACGCGGAGACCTTCGTCGGGCTCGAGAACTACATCACCGGCATCGCGAAGACGGACTTCCTGTCGTCATTCGGCTGGTCGCTGGTCATCACGATCGGATCTGCCTTCCTGATCCTGCTCTGCACGTCGATGACCGCATGGTGGATCGTGCGGACCGACAACAGGTTCGCCAAGTCGCTGTACATCGTGTTCCTGTTCAACCTGGTGGTCCCGTTCCAGATGGTCATGTTCACGCTGTCCTGGCTGACCGACTACCTCGGCCTCGGCAACCCGTTCGGCCTGTGGATCGTGTACCTGGGCTTCGGCGCGGGACTCGCGGTGTTCATCTTCACGGGCTTCGTGAAGGGCATCCCGACCGAGATCGAGGAGGCGGCGACGATCGACGGCTGCGGCCCCGTGCGCACCTTCTTCCTCGTCGTGCTGCCGATCATGAAGCCGGCCGTCATCACGGTCGCGATCCTCGAGGTCATGTGGCTGTGGAACGACTACCTGCTGCCCTACCTGACCCTGGACATGCGCAAGTACAAGACGGTGCCGATCGCCGTCCAGTACCTCAAGGGCGGGTACGGAACCGTGGACATGGGCGCGATGATGGGCGTCCTCGTCCTGGCGATGATCCCCGTGATCATCTTCTACCTGTTCAGCCAGAAGCACATCATCAAGGGCGTCGTCGCAGGGGCCGTGAAGGGGTGA
- a CDS encoding family 65 glycosyl hydrolase domain-containing protein yields MIDRVFDVEPTALTTRVLHRDKLRLIESLTSIGNGHMGMRGNFEEGYSGDHHLGTYLAGVWYPDRTRVGWWKNGYPEYFGKAINALNFAAVDVLIDEAPVDLATMEPADFRIRLDLRNGLLTRSFELAAAGSTFRISFEKFLSVVEVETCWQRVVVECLTGGANVELRPRIERDVHNQDSNYGEQFWEETGRRVGEQPALSTRTVPNSFGVPQFTVTAVSRVAADVKVEPLELPTSVGVSVASGLEAGQRIEIVRTTAVLTSRDHEADMHEAVADALLERLSAESFDEHLARHTAAWEARWATAAVTVVGDDEAQQGIAFNLFQLFSTYYGHDYRLNIGPKGFTGEKYGGATYWDTEAYLVPLYLAVADPEVTKALLRYRHEQLPQAQHNARQQGLAGALYPMVTFNGIECHNEWEITFEEIHRNGAIAFAIHNYANYTGDRSYLEGDGADVLVEISRFWADRVHFSKRRGQWMLHGVTGPNEYENNINNNFYTNYLAAWTLRSTAELVAAGHGPEVSPDELARWREIADGMYFPTDDELGIFVQHDTFLDKDLTPVAELRPEDRPLNQNWSWDRILRSCYIKQADVLQGMYLFEDDFTVEQLRRNFAFYEPLTVHESSLSPSVHSVLASSIGEREKAVELYQRTARLDLDNYNADTEDGLHITSMSGAWLAIVQGFAGMRVRDGQLSFAPYCPDGWESYSFSLEFRGRTVGLTVSPGEAAVQLRAGDPLTVAVAGEPYELSDRIVVPLS; encoded by the coding sequence ATGATTGACCGAGTATTCGACGTCGAACCGACGGCCCTCACGACCCGCGTCCTCCACCGCGACAAGCTCCGGCTGATCGAGTCCCTGACCTCGATCGGCAACGGGCACATGGGCATGCGCGGGAACTTCGAGGAGGGCTACTCAGGGGATCACCACCTGGGCACCTACCTGGCCGGCGTCTGGTACCCCGACCGCACCCGGGTCGGCTGGTGGAAGAACGGCTACCCGGAGTACTTCGGCAAGGCCATCAACGCACTGAACTTCGCGGCCGTCGACGTCCTGATCGACGAGGCTCCCGTCGACCTCGCGACCATGGAGCCGGCCGACTTCCGGATCCGCCTCGACCTCCGCAACGGGCTCCTGACAAGGTCGTTCGAGCTCGCCGCTGCCGGGTCGACGTTCCGGATCAGCTTCGAGAAGTTTCTGTCGGTAGTCGAGGTCGAGACCTGCTGGCAGCGCGTCGTCGTCGAGTGCCTAACCGGCGGCGCGAACGTCGAGCTGCGGCCCCGGATCGAGCGCGACGTGCACAACCAGGACTCCAATTACGGCGAGCAGTTCTGGGAGGAGACCGGGCGCCGCGTCGGCGAGCAGCCGGCACTGTCCACCAGGACGGTCCCGAACTCCTTCGGCGTGCCGCAGTTCACCGTCACGGCGGTCAGCCGGGTGGCAGCCGACGTGAAGGTCGAGCCGCTCGAGCTCCCCACGTCGGTCGGCGTGAGCGTCGCCTCGGGGCTCGAGGCCGGGCAGCGGATCGAGATCGTGCGCACCACTGCGGTCCTGACCTCGCGCGACCACGAGGCGGACATGCACGAGGCTGTCGCCGATGCGCTGCTGGAGCGCCTCTCCGCCGAGAGCTTCGACGAGCATCTGGCCCGCCACACCGCGGCCTGGGAGGCCCGCTGGGCGACCGCGGCCGTCACGGTCGTCGGCGACGACGAGGCGCAGCAGGGCATCGCGTTCAACCTGTTCCAGCTGTTCTCGACCTACTACGGACACGACTACCGCCTCAACATCGGCCCCAAGGGTTTCACCGGCGAGAAGTACGGGGGCGCGACGTACTGGGACACCGAGGCCTACCTGGTGCCGCTGTACCTCGCGGTCGCGGACCCCGAGGTCACCAAGGCGCTGCTCCGCTACCGCCACGAGCAGCTGCCCCAGGCGCAGCACAACGCCCGCCAGCAGGGACTGGCCGGCGCGCTGTACCCGATGGTGACCTTCAACGGCATCGAGTGTCACAACGAGTGGGAGATCACCTTCGAGGAGATCCACCGCAACGGCGCCATCGCTTTCGCGATCCACAACTACGCCAACTACACCGGAGACCGCAGCTACCTCGAGGGCGACGGCGCCGACGTGCTGGTGGAGATCAGCCGCTTCTGGGCGGACCGGGTGCACTTCTCGAAGCGTCGCGGCCAGTGGATGCTGCACGGCGTCACGGGCCCGAACGAGTACGAGAACAACATCAACAACAACTTCTACACGAACTACCTCGCCGCCTGGACGCTGCGCTCGACCGCGGAACTGGTCGCGGCCGGCCACGGGCCGGAGGTGTCCCCGGACGAGCTCGCGCGGTGGCGCGAGATCGCCGACGGGATGTACTTCCCGACCGACGACGAGCTCGGTATCTTCGTGCAGCACGACACGTTCCTCGACAAGGACCTCACGCCCGTGGCGGAGCTGCGGCCCGAGGACCGTCCGCTGAACCAGAACTGGTCGTGGGACCGGATCCTGCGCTCCTGCTACATCAAGCAGGCCGACGTGCTTCAGGGCATGTACCTGTTCGAGGACGACTTCACCGTCGAGCAGCTGCGCCGCAACTTCGCGTTCTACGAGCCGCTCACGGTGCACGAGTCGTCGCTGTCGCCCAGCGTGCACTCGGTCCTCGCCTCGTCGATCGGCGAGCGGGAGAAGGCCGTCGAGCTGTACCAGCGCACGGCTCGTCTCGACCTCGACAACTACAACGCCGACACCGAGGACGGCCTGCACATCACGTCGATGAGCGGTGCGTGGCTCGCGATCGTGCAGGGCTTCGCCGGGATGCGCGTGCGCGACGGGCAGCTGTCGTTCGCGCCGTACTGCCCTGACGGCTGGGAGTCGTACTCGTTCAGCCTGGAGTTCCGCGGCCGCACCGTCGGCCTGACCGTGAGCCCGGGTGAGGCGGCGGTTCAGCTACGGGCCGGGGATCCGCTCACCGTCGCCGTCGCGGGGGAGCCGTACGAGCTGTCGGACCGGATCGTCGTCCCGCTGTCCTGA
- a CDS encoding LacI family DNA-binding transcriptional regulator: MTIRELATLCGVAVSTVSRAMNDREDVSPETKERIRAAAEKHGYVPSSSARTLKLSETNSVLVVIQGETGRLLISVLQLLETAFAKAGFTTNLTHVVDSEAEASTIERVVRAERYRGVVFLGRYGNRDREASVTLSRRLARIDVPMVFCTTSDYSSSGAMHSFVSADDQRGAADLTRYLIERGHRRIAFVGAGPENDAGHAWAQRLAGYRNALADAGIPQDPGLIIRAAVPERLYTLENGFDSLATRLMEGMIDFTALVAVCDEVAIGAAGALREAGLRVPEDCSLVGYDGLDLARYWSPKLTTMQQPLAEIAEATARVMLKAMTQPGHATEQVWIRGSLVEGQSVLPINPQP, translated from the coding sequence GTGACGATCCGCGAGCTCGCCACGCTCTGCGGCGTCGCCGTCTCGACGGTCTCCCGGGCCATGAACGACCGTGAGGACGTCAGCCCGGAGACCAAGGAACGGATCCGGGCTGCCGCGGAGAAGCATGGCTACGTGCCGAGCTCCAGTGCCCGGACACTGAAGCTCTCCGAGACCAACTCGGTACTCGTGGTCATCCAGGGTGAGACCGGCAGGCTCCTGATCTCCGTCCTCCAGCTGCTGGAGACGGCGTTCGCGAAGGCAGGGTTCACCACCAACCTCACCCACGTCGTCGACAGCGAGGCCGAGGCCTCGACGATCGAGCGTGTGGTGCGCGCGGAGCGCTACCGGGGCGTCGTGTTCCTCGGCCGCTACGGCAACCGCGACAGGGAGGCGTCGGTGACGCTGAGCCGTCGACTCGCCCGGATCGACGTGCCGATGGTGTTCTGCACGACGTCGGACTACTCCAGTTCGGGCGCGATGCACTCGTTCGTGTCCGCGGATGACCAGCGCGGCGCCGCCGACCTGACGCGATACCTGATCGAACGCGGGCACCGTCGGATCGCCTTCGTCGGCGCGGGTCCGGAGAACGACGCGGGTCACGCGTGGGCGCAGCGTCTCGCGGGCTACCGCAACGCGCTCGCCGACGCAGGCATCCCGCAGGATCCGGGCCTCATCATCCGCGCGGCCGTCCCCGAGCGGCTGTACACGCTGGAGAACGGCTTCGACTCGCTCGCCACCCGCCTGATGGAGGGCATGATCGACTTCACCGCTCTCGTGGCGGTGTGCGACGAGGTCGCCATCGGTGCGGCGGGCGCCCTGCGCGAGGCCGGCCTCCGGGTCCCGGAGGACTGCTCGCTCGTCGGCTACGACGGGCTGGATCTCGCCCGCTACTGGTCGCCCAAGCTAACGACGATGCAGCAGCCGCTGGCCGAGATCGCCGAGGCGACCGCGCGCGTGATGCTCAAGGCGATGACCCAACCGGGCCACGCAACAGAGCAGGTCTGGATCCGGGGAAGCCTGGTGGAGGGCCAGTCGGTGCTGCCGATCAACCCTCAGCCTTGA